Proteins co-encoded in one Lucilia cuprina isolate Lc7/37 chromosome X, ASM2204524v1, whole genome shotgun sequence genomic window:
- the LOC124418751 gene encoding uncharacterized protein LOC124418751 codes for MDSVRQLNDLLEDELLNEDPKDVANSSFLNVDALKEAVQNLSAPKPSESNISTVTVPPVVDEVATIEIAEVPSIVPPPTITTNKEVEASGSNPVIHQTRRKCPICRNKNHTLRFCRKFEKLNLENRFRKVALYKICYRCLSSGHISKNCKSGGTCKYCKETHHFLLHPKAKATKPREHQATSFVNVQMRQAVALSPTLQIHLCLPHRKILVRSVLDLCCQNSYICAELVSKLKIPVVKIGNDEYGRLEIESRFESTQRLVIMARVHKMDHIKTPPISVSELILEPFKGLQLADPAFHLSGKVTLVLGPEVAPMMMKGRILQSPGLPLAQYTIFGWIISGLSPY; via the coding sequence ATGGACTCTGTTAGACAACTCAACGATTTGTTGGAAGATGAACTTCTTAATGAAGATCCAAAGGATGTTGCCAACTCATCGTTTCTAAATGTTGATGCACTAAAGGAAGCAGTGCAAAATTTGAGCGCTCCTAAACCTTCGGAGTCCAATATTTCAACGGTAACTGTACCGCCAGTCGTGGATGAAGTAGCAACCATAGAGATTGCTGAAGTGCCATCCATAGTTCCACCGCCcactataacaacaaataaagaagTGGAAGCTTCGGGCTCGAATCCTGTCATTCATCAAACACGCCGGAAATGTCCGATATGCAGGAATAAGAATCACACCTTGAGATTCTGTCGGAAGTTTGAGAAATTGAATTTGGAAAATAGATTCCGTAAAGTGgcgttatataaaatttgttatcgaTGTTTGTCTAGTGGCCACATTAGTAAAAACTGCAAAAGTGGGGGTACCTGCAAGTATTGCAAAGAAACCCACCATTTCCTTCTGCATCCCAAGGCCAAGGCTACGAAGCCTAGAGAACATCAGGCCACTTCGTTTGTTAATGTACAAATGCGACAAGCCGTAGCTCTTTCCCCAACCCTGCAGATACACCTCTGTTTGCCACACAGGAAAATTTTGGTGAGATCAGTTTTGGACCTGTGTTGCCAAAATAGCTACATTTGTGCGGAATTGGTCTCTAAACTGAAGATTCCTGTTGTGAAGATTGGAAATGACGAATATGGCAGGTTGGAGATCGAGTCGCGGTTCGAAAGTACTCAACGCCTTGTTATAATGGCTAGAGTCCACAAAATGGATCACATAAAAACTCCGCCGATCTCCGTGTCGGAATTAATTTTGGAACCTTTTAAAGGGCTCCAATTAGCCGATCCAGCATTTCATCTTTCCGGTAAGGTAACGTTGGTTCTGGGGCCAGAAGTAGCTCCGATGATGATGAAAGGCAGGATTTTGCAAAGCCCTGGGCTTCCACTTGCCCAATATACCATTTTCGGATGGATTATATCGGGATTGTCGCCGTATTAA